The sequence below is a genomic window from Hemitrygon akajei chromosome 2, sHemAka1.3, whole genome shotgun sequence.
gtggcagatggacttcagctgaggtaagtgtgaggtggttcattttggtgggtcaaatttgaagacagaatgtaatattaatggtaagaatattggcagtgtggaggatcagcgagacctTGTCCAGGGGACACTCAtatctgctgcgcaggttgacagtatggttaagaaggcgtatgttgtgttggccttcatcaactgtgggattgagttcaagagccgtgaggtaatgttacaggtatataagaccttggtcagaccccacttggagtactgtgttcagttctggtcacctcactacaggaagattgtggatactatagagagagtgcagaggagatttacaaagatgttgcctggattggagagcatatcttatgagacaagttgagtaaacttggccttgaagtgacggaggatgagaggagacgtgatagaggtgtataagatgatgtgaggcattgatcgtgtggatggccagtggctttttcccagggctgaaatggctaacatgagggggcatagttttaaggtgcttggaaggaggtacaaggggatgtcagaggtgaatttttcacacaaagagtggtgggtgcattgaatgtgaagtgaaggtggtagagccggatacaataaaagctttttagagactcttagatatgtacatggagcttagggaaatagagggctgtgtggttGGGAAATTCTCGGCAGCTTCTGGAGCAGGATTCATGGCTGGCTCATcattgtgggcggaagggcctataatgtgctgtggattttctgtgttctatgctggaggaaccggtcagacagcatctatggaaatgggatttcgggccgagatccttcttcacaactggaaaggaaatgggaagtccccagaatagaaaggtgggggacgggagggaggatagctggaaagggataggtgaagccaggtaggttggaaaggtaaagggttggagaagaaggaatctgatacgagaGCAGAATGGCCCATAggggaaatggaaggaggaggggacgcacggggagatgatagtcaGGAAGGTGaaggtaaggggccagagtgggggatagaaggagaagggagagggagggaattttttttcgggaaggagaaatcaatattcatgccatctgttTGGAGGCGACCCAAACATACTACACGGTGTTTTTCCTTCGGCCTGAGGGTAGCTCCGTcgtggcacaagagaaggccgtGGACTGTCaggtcggaatgggaatgagaattggaAGTAAAATGTTCCatctttggcagatggagcagaggagtTTGATGAAGCAGAACCCcagtttacaacaggtctcaccagtgtagaggaggctgcattgggagcggCAGACCAAATAAATGACCCAGCAGATgacgtgttgcctcacctggaaggacattttgggtcctcgaatggaggtgagggaggaggtgaataggtactttggccacttgcagggttaagtaTCAGGAGTGAGACTAGTGGGGagagtgaatggacaagggagtcatggagggagtgatccttgcGGAAAGTAGAgaagggaggaggtaaagatgaATTTGGTGATCGGAtaccatgactatgtggctaggcacagctcaaataccatctatatacCCGCTGATGAtataactattgttggcagaatctcaggtggtgacgagagggcgtacaggagtgagatataccaactagtggagtggtgtcgtagcaacaacctggcactcaacgtcagtaagacgaaagagctgattgtggacttcaggaagggtaagatgaaggaacacgtagagtgagcagtttgaagttcctgagtgtgaagatctctgaggacctaacactcagaaacatctatagatgtaccgtggagagcattctgacaggctgcatcactgtctggtatgggggggggggggggggggggagggtgctactgcacaggaccgaaaaaagctgcagagggtcataaatttagtcggctccatcttgcgTACCAGCCTTCAAAGTATccaagacgtcttcaaggagcggtgtctctgaGTCAGCGTCCTTTATTGAGGACCCCcagcacctaggacatgcccttttctcactgttaccatcagggaggaggtacagaagcctgaaggcacacactctgcaattcaggaacagcttcttcccctctgcatccgattcctaaatggacatattGAACCGATTAACACTACCGCACGTTGttaatacatattatttctgtttttgcacagtttttaatctattcaatatacatatactgtaattgatttacatatatatatatatatatatatatatagatatatatagatattgtacttctatattatgtattgcattgaactgttgctgctaagttaacaaaatacagtacatgacacatgacacatgccggtgagaataaacctgattctgattctgagatggtgGAGGTTTATGGAGGATGATGTGATGGATGTGGACACTTACGTGCTGGTAggttaggacaagaggaactctatcactgttgaggcagagggaagatgaggtgagcacagatgttcgggaaatggaggagatgcaggtaagGGCAACATCAGTAGCGGAGgaaaggaaaccctgttctttacaGAGGAGGACATACCTGATGTTCTGGAAGGGGAAACTGCATTCTGGGAACAGATTCAGTGGAAATGAAGGAATTTAGAAAAGTTACAGGAgactgggtgggaagaggtatggtcAAGATACCTGTGGGAATCAGTAGCTTTATAAAATATGTCGGTTGAcagtttgtttccagagatggaggcagagagaagggcaaaggggagggaggtgtttgaACTGGACCAAGTGAGTTCAagtgcagggtggaagttagtggcaaagttgatgaaattgataaactcagcatgggtgcatgaagcagcaccaatgcagtcattaatGTTTCTGAGGAAGATTTGGGGAGCGTTACTGGGGAAGGCCTGGAACATGGGCTGTTCTTCGACAGGCATTACTGGGGCTCATGCAGATACCCGTGGATAGCCCTCGAGTttggagaaggtgggaggagcgGAAGGAAAATTGGTGAGGGTGAGCACCAGCCCTTCCagctggaggggaactggtttgtcttttattgagaaagaaacagagagctgtaaggccttcttgatgggggatagaagttataactggacatccatggtgaagatgaggcaGTCAGTGCCTGGGAATTGAAAAttgctgaggagattgagggcatGAGAAGTGTCGCGGATGTGGGTTGGGAGGGATTGACCTGAAGGGTTTAGAATGAAGTCAATGTATGAGGACAAGTTCAGTGGGGCTGGAGCAGGCAGGGACATAGGCCAACTGTCTATCTCGCTTTTCAGGAATTGTCCCTTTCTGTTGTACTTTACACTGAACCAGGCTCCGCGCTCCGGGTTCATTTATATTCAGACCTCTTTAATGTGTTTCTGATCCCACCCTGCCGTGGAAATTGCCGCGATTCCTGCCCAGAGAACACTTGGAGCAACGTTGTTCATTCCCGAGACTGCAGCGCCCCTAGTGGACAGTCCCGGTACTGCAGGGTTCAGCAGCTCCCGAAAGTGAAAGGATCCTGAACCCGGAAGtaccgggagttaacatggcttcgaaaggacaggtcgagagttggaccgaggaggtaatttgtcccatctgcctggatttcttcaccgatccggtgtcactggagtgtggTCACTACTTCTGCCGCtcctgtatcacacggtgttgggaaaggcaggagagaaactcctgcctggaatgtagagaggagtttgcagaCCGCACCCTCAAGGCCAGTCGGGTTTTAGCAAATCTGTCTGAGAAAGCTCGaaaactaaacctgaatccgaaagggaaggaaagtaaacgttactgcgaggaacatgaggaagaactgaagctgttttgtgagacggacaagacactgatctgcctGATCTGTGCGACTGCGCGGGAACACAAGTCTCACaacttcatgccgattaaagaagccgtTAAAATTTACCAGGTAAAACTAACCCGCTTTCGATCGTCTGTTTATGTTGTCTTTTTGTTTTGTCTAATCCATTAACTCTTTAATTCCCAGGATCGGGTTAAATCTTCCTTGGACTCTCTCACAAAAAGGAAATCAGACTTTCAGGAaatggagcagcaacagaaagagaggatttctggagttcgggtgaggcttcctgagcagaATTTACAATCTTGTTGTGTAGTTTTGTtccctttaatgcagaatagcagagtatcgcagctgcagTGCCCTGGGCTCGAtcctaacctctggtgctgtccgcgtggagtttgcacgttctctctgtaacCAGTACCTTCTTTTAGCCAACAATCAACTCAATGTGGTATTTACAGATACTGTAGTTGTAAACTGATTTAAATCAGACGGATGTTTTGACTGTTCAGGATTGAACGGTAAATTGGCAACTGTAATTAACCCCGTGAAGGGGTTtgtatgtgaatcaggtgggtCAGTGAGGAAGACTGGGTTTGAGGGAAATGTGATTGAATATCTGGGAACCACTCACTtgctgcctgttatgccactggagtttgggacagcaatgaaggtcctccatctccggcaGTGTTCATGTCTTCATTCAACATGTCAGTAGCTacttctcggttttcactactgtcagtcatgcaggtcctgagtggagactcaggaataacatggcactcagatgtagaaagactcttcattgtttccgtaacagttttgttttaccagtcagtattgtagccctgagctgaacccatgaacctggaggaccagtggaccactcttactctggcctctaccctttgacctgtttggcatgggtgaccccaccaagagtcaaagcataaagcccacaTTCCAGCCAACAGAGTtctttgggtcattgaggcacacaagcctccaaacccaacagcaaggttgtggtcctcttggatgaTAATGAGCTGGACAGACCCTTCCATATCATAAGGAAATACATCAGGGCCAAAtaataaaccagcctctcctttcattcaacaggaacagtcacaaagcgttcagtcccacatcacatcccagtttgctgaactgcgacggattatcactgagaaagagcagcgcgcactccgagatctcagggaagaagaggagaggattctaaatccaatggagaaaaatcttcgcgagattcaagagaatttaaatgccatctacaaggaaatctcaaagttacaggaacagatggatcaacaaGACAATATCATATTCCTCATGGTGAGAGATTTCAGTTTGGTCCTGTAAAAGTACATAGTCACAAAATGATGTATTTTAACTCAGTGTGGGATTTACAGATACTGGAGTTGTAAACTGATTGAAACCAGACGGATGTTTTGACTGTTCAGAGTTGTTGTCTCCAAACCGGCCTCTCACAACATCTGTACATCGCTGGACAGTCTGCATCCTGGAATGTTTACTCTGATCGTAGCGCTGAGCCAGTGATCACTTCTGTGATTCCCACGTATAATATCCCCTGAGACTCAGAGTAACATCCCATTGCAGTCACagactgtgagtgtgtctggtgcagtgggtgtgagggtctctctgttgaTCGGTGGGAACTGAGGTTGAACTCCAGAATGTGACCTACACATCGGATTTACCATCTATATCTGGTTTGTATCAGGTTCATTGTTTTGGAGAATTTTGCACTGTCCTTTGTTTTTCAGAAATATTCTTCATCAGATTATATCCCATTTTCATCAGAGACAGGACTTTCAGTCcattctctcctatcagtttccctgGTGCACAAGCCTCCTCCCAcctactcaccacacccagtAAGTGTCCCCAAATCCATGGTCCCTCATGTGATTATCCAgcttccccattacattcaatctctgctgttccacttcagccactcctgtagcagtgagttccacattctcttcactacatttcttgtgggatttattaacgACCTACTGATGTTTTATCTTTGACTTATTGTCTCCACACAAGCAGAAATATTTTCGATCAGATACATTCAGAATCTTAaaacctgtccagtctctcctgtaagTTCCTTCTCTCTGTTATCGTATAATTCTCATAAATATTCCTTGTACTTTCTCGCACAGTTCAATGTCCCTCTTTCTCCGTTCATGTTAGTGGGAATGAGTTCAGTGGGAATTTTCAGCAGGTTTTAATAACTTGGCTCAGATGCCGACAGTAAGTCTCAGTCAATTGAGATCtgtgtttgatttatttcaggaggaagctcgtcggaagaggaggtaggacatggtctTCACTGAAACtcagtatggatttgtaaaatagttcaaatatCCCGAATGCTCAGTTTATAACCATCTgtataatatttacaggattagtgATGATGCCCAcacattgtcagtgacagatggtgCCCTattggttgaaaaattcgatcacccctatttgcTCGACATAGCATCGGAAGAAGTGATTGGTGGCATTAAACACGGTAAGACATAAGATTCATTTGTGCTTGTTTATGAGACACTACTAAGTCATAATTAGATGCCAAATATGGCTTGTCAAtgaccttctgaaattccaagtacacgACATCAACTGGTTCTCCTTTGTTTACctggcttgttatttcttcaaagaattccaactgatctgtcaggcaagattttcccttgaggaaaccatggcctattttatcatgtgcctccaagttccctGCCAACtcctccttaataatcaacttcaccatcttcccagccactgaggtcagactaactggcctagagtttcctttattctctctctcttcttgaacagtggagtgacattttcaaatttccagtcttccagaaccattgaagaatctagtgattcttgaaggatcgttacaaatgcctccatgatctcttcagccacctctttctgaactctggcATGTACGCTGTCTAGTCCAGGTGACAGCTACCTAAAGATCTTTCCGTTTCCCAAGAACCTGTTCTCTAGTAATGCTAACTTCACGCCCGGCACGTCgcctgacacttggaacttccaccatactgctagtgtcttccacagtgaagactgatgcaaaatacgtcttcagttcatccaccctttcgttgtcccccattactacctctccagcattgttttccagcagtccgatatccactcttgcctctctctaatccagagattaggacctcctgggtagtaatttctggattgctgcctgtgccaggtgccagtgagggtagaaacacgaTGATCTggcaggtaaatgtgtggctgagaagctggtgcagggggggcaggcttcaggttcttggatcattgggatccccctgggggaggtatgacctgatcagaagtgatgggttgcacctgaacccaagggggaccaatattcttccgggcaggtttgttagagctatgggggagggtttaaactaattttgtaggggggtgggaactggagtgaagggactcaggataggatggatggtaaaaatggTAATGATAgcctgcagtcagactgtcaggaaggacaggcaggtgatggaactcagttgcagccaacaggctgagtatcaaaactttagggatgcagaatcagaaaggacagtaaatacggtactcaagctgttgtatctaaatgcacgtagtgtaagaaataaagtggatgatcttgttgcacgttTACAAatggccaggtatgatgttgtggccatcactgaattgtggctgaaggatggttgtagttgggatctgaatgtgcaaggttacacattatatcagagtgataggaaggtaggcagagggggtggtgtggctctactggtaaagaatgacatcaaatcagtagaaggatgtgacataggatcggaagatgttgaatacttgtgggttgagttcagaaacatcaaggttaaaaagaccttgatggcagttatacacaggcctccaacAGAGCTGggcggtggaccacagattacaacaggaaatagaaaagctgtgtcaaaagggcaatgttctggtagtcatgggagattttaacatgcaggttgattgggaaaatcaggttgataatggatctcaagagtgagTCTGTTGAATCCCTAAGAGATGGCATTtaaagcagtttgtcattgagcctactaggggatcagctatactggattggctgttacgtaatgaaccagaggcgattagggagctgaaggtaaaaaatcctgaggaaccagtgatcacagtatgattgagtttaacttgaaatttgatagggagaaagtaaagtagcAGTCGCCAACCCGTCAATCACAATCGACTgttcgatctttgagactttcccagtagatcccgaaaaaaattcaaaaataaatacacaaatactgttgaaagattgattccgggttgcggggttttgttccgttctttctgcccagtgtgcgtgtgtgtagctcccccgcattacacagtgtaattcaacacgtacaaacacactggatgaactcagcaggtcgggcagcgtccgttgaaatgagcagtcaacctgctgactgctgagttcatccagcttgtttgtacgtgttgatgtgaccacagtatctgcagtgtactttgtgtttacacagtgtaattcagtggtccccaaccaccgggccgcgaggaaacgatatgagtcagctgcacctttcctcactcCCTGTCTTGCCCACTGTtcaacttgaacccacgcgaggtcatcagtcgcctaaatgcagtgataccctctAACTAAATTGtgcaatagactggacataaggaacctgcttcgagtattgctgtattctggtcgtgtttaatcccccccccaccccccgccggcGGCCGGtcggcaagaatattgtcaatattaaaccggtccgcggtgcaaaaaaggttgtgCACCCCTggagtttatacattatttctacttccgggttgcagggttttacttccggtctttcctgccccagtgcgcatgtgtTTAACTAATCAATCTGGGGGTCGATGTCTTCTTTGACTGTGGCCGAGGTAGggtatcttgggcttaaaaaggttggtgaccactaaagtaaaggctgatgtagcagtatttcagtggagtaaggcaaattacagtggtatgagagaggagttggccaaagtagattggaaagagctgctggcagggatgtcagcagagcagcaatggtgtgtgtttctggggaaatgaggaagtTGCAGGACGTGAGTATATTTTCATTTCTTCCAAAAACGAAGAACTACACAAattgtaaaatagtacaaccatgactgacaagggatgtcaaaactattgtaaaagcaaaagaaaggacatacaacaaagcaaaaatttgtgggatgatagtggattgggaagtttttaaaaacctaaacAGAGCAACTAAAACAATCattggaaaggaaaagatgaaatgtgaaagcaagctagcaaataatatcaaagtggatggtaaaagttttttcacgtatgttaaaaataaaagagaaatgagagtggatataagaccgccagaaaatgaggcaggaaaattaataacaggggacaaggagatggcggatgaactaaatgactattttgcatcagtcttcactgtggaagacattaacagtatgcctgatgtagtgtgtgaaggaagagaagtgggtgcagttaccattacaagggagaaggtgctcaaaaagctgaaagacctaaaggtacataagtcacctggaccacgggaactgcaccctagggttctgaaagatgtagcattagagattatggtggcattagaaatgacctttcaaaaatg
It includes:
- the LOC140720230 gene encoding LOW QUALITY PROTEIN: nuclear factor 7, brain-like (The sequence of the model RefSeq protein was modified relative to this genomic sequence to represent the inferred CDS: deleted 1 base in 1 codon), which gives rise to MASKGQVESWTEEVICPICLDFFTDPVSLECGHYFCRSCITRCWERQERNSCLECREEFADRTLKASRVLANLSEKARKLNLNPKGKESKRYCEEHEEELKLFCETDKTLICLICATAREHKSHNFMPIKEAVKIYQDRVKSSLDSLTKRKSDFQEMEQQQKERISGVREQSQSVQSHITSQFAELRRIITEKEQRALRDLREEEERILNPMEKNLREIQENLNAIYKEISKLQEQMDQQDNIIFLMEEARRKRRISDDAHTLSVTDGALLVEKFDHPYLLDIASEEVIGGIKHVSVTLDVETAHPGLEVSEDRKSVRRTGTRRDLPDTGKRFTDRACVLGSEGFTSGRHYWEVEVTGNRGWGLGVAAESVERKGRVTESPETGFWIIARRDDVMWVYISPLSRLPADPIPERVGVYLSYESGTVSFYNAETKSHLHTFTGNKFTEKLYPFFWTIYKNEWLRICSGSAPVCKRVGSGTGVRSQSV